One Dictyostelium discoideum AX4 chromosome 3 chromosome, whole genome shotgun sequence genomic region harbors:
- the ube2m gene encoding NEDD8-conjugating enzyme (Similar to Ubc12), translating into MFRLKELQKKQQQQQQQQQQAAAPATNGTDAVTTEPTDVKRQNSNDLKEIRKQKSKDSYFSLKTKQSSESGSKRANPAELRAQKDIDEMEVPTGCAVSFKDTNDILNFNLSITPTDGLYQSATFQFTINIPSTYPYDPPKVHCDTLVYHPNIDLEGHVCLNILRQDWMPVLNIGTVIFGLMTLFLEPNPDDPLNKDAAQLMIDNKKTFEANVRQSLRGGYISNRQFPKLL; encoded by the exons ATGTTTCGTTTAAAggaattacaaaaaaagcaacaacaacaacaacaacaacagcaacaagcTGCAGCACCAGCAACTAATGGAACAGATGCTGTTACCACAGAACCAACAGATGTAAAGAGACAAAATTCTAATGACTTGAAGGAAATTagaaaacaaaaatcaaaagatagttatttttcattaaaaacaaaacaatctTCAGAATCTGGTAGCAAAAGAGCAAATCCAGCAGAATTAAGAGCACAAAAAg ataTTGATGAAATGGAAGTTCCAACTGGTTGTGCAGTTTCATTCAAAGATACAAATGATATTTTGaactttaatttatcaattactCCAACTGAtg gaCTTTATCAATCAGCAACATTccaatttacaattaatattCCATCAACTTATCCATACGACCCACCAAAGGTTCATTGTGATACTCTTGTTTACCATCCAAACATTGATTTAGAAGGTCATGTTTGCCTTAATATTCTTAGACAAGATTGGATGccagttttaaatattggtaCTGTTATTTTTGGTCTCATGACCTTATTTTTAGAACCAAATCCAGATGATCCATTAAATAAAG ATGCAGCTCAATTGATGatagataataaaaagacTTTTGAAGCAAATGTTAGACAATCATTACGTGGAGGTTATATTTCAAATCGTCAATtcccaaaattattatag
- the gacY gene encoding RhoGAP domain-containing protein, with protein MDSSFKRASFKLPPGVNIDNINEMNNNNMNTAPAPAPAPIPTPQPTTTTTTAPQRKVTFGSRVRAQEINATPTPTTPAPAPTTTPSENDTAKKDDFDFDPVPVSRPRATRAATMIPSNMLGDKRPIRPLGKGFIGADRQTPKPETDNNNNGNNNNNNNNNDNNNNNNNNDDDDEDEDDDEYSNVSAPSWNSVLSKAKTNTMNSRKRSGMIHDFVDVNIKNDSGGENSANTTSEDGSSSRRGTLRKAIVIGTHNPQPQQEDDVEETTSRISSLDLANVQRPRPQYHTIDPASIPQWKKNNEDLVNTMEQQQQQPQQPQQPQQQQSTVGGLFNSILKKQPNNNANNAQRLTRAEAEYNEYLTKSKSQRFPEIEALNFIYPAGKDNLGRTIIVIIASHLPVREMDMERVLLYTISIMDPVVEEEYVLVYVHTNMNNSNKPSMAWMKKVYTIFNRKYKKNLKGLYIVHPTTWIKFTLGIFKHFLSSKFWKKLTYIDDLGELFKTFPREQLALPNAIMMHRPAGKKSQPIFGAPLEDVINRPDNPGEIPVLFEKGIAYLSRRGLQVEGLFRLSGANSQIKSLRQGFDQGEDVDLEDVEDVHTVAGLLKLYLRELPSPLFPFDLYSSFIEISKGEQTKPQKVESLKLLLSLLPPANKALSKHLFKFLGKVIENSSVNKMNSVNLSIVFAPNLLKDKEGNVMDAVADAQFVNQVVQLILDNINILFNY; from the exons atGGATAGCTCATTTAAAAGAGCAAGTTTTAAGCTTCCACCTGGTGTAAATATagataatataaatgaaatgaacaacaataatatgaATACAGCACCAGCACCAGCCCCAGCACCAATACCAACCCCACAACCAaccacaactacaaccacaGCACCACAAAGAAAAGTTACTTTTGGGTCAAGAGTTAGAGCACAGGAAATTAATGCAACACCAACACCTACAACACCAGCACCAGCACCTACAACAACACCAAGCGAAAATGATACAGCTAAAAAAGATGATTTCGATTTTGATCCTGTGCCAGTATCTAGACCAAGAGCAACTAGAGCTGCAACTATGATCCCTTCAAATATGTTAGGAGATAAAAGACCAATTCGTCCACTTGGTAAAGGATTCATTGGAGCTGATAGACAAACACCAAAACCAGAaacagataataataataatggtaataacaataacaataacaataataatgacaataataataataataataataatgatgatgatgatgaggatgaggatgatgatgaatattcAAATGTTAGTGCACCATCATGGAATTCAGTATTATCAAAAGCAAAAACCAATACAATGAATAGTAGAAAGAGAAGTGGTATGATACATGATTTTGTAgatgtaaatattaaaaatgatagtgGTGGTGAAAATAGTGCAAATACAACCTCTGAGGATGGTTCATCATCAAGAAGAGGTACATTGAGAAAAGCAATTGTAATTGGTACACATAATCCTCAACCACAACAAGAGGATGATGTTGAAGAAACAACATCAAGAATATCATCATTGGATTTAGCAAATGTTCAAAGACCAAGACCACAATATCATACAATCGATCCAGCATCAATTCCACAATGGAAAAAGAACAACGAAGATTTGGTTAACACCATggagcaacaacaacaacaaccccaacaacctcaacaacctcaacaacaacaatcaacaGTTGGTGGTTTattcaattcaatattaaagaaacaaCCAAACAACAATGCAAACAATGCACAAAGATTAACAAGAGCCGAAGCAGAGTATAATGAATATTTAACAAAATCAAAGAGTCAACGTTTCCCAGAGATCGAGGCattgaatttcatttatcCAGCTGGTAAAGATAATTTAGGTAGAACTATTATCGTTATCATTGCATCTCATTTACCAGTTAGAGAGATGGATATGGAGAGAGTGTTATTGTATACCATCTCCATTATGGATCCAGTGGTAGAGGAGGAGTATGTGTTGGTATATGTTCATACCAATATGAACAATTCCAACAAACCCTCAATGGCATGGATGAAGAAAGTTTACACCATCTTCaatagaaaatataaaaagaatttaaaggGACTCTACATTGTTCATCCAACCACTTGGATCAAATTTACATTGGGCATTTTCAAACATTTCCTTAGTAGCAAGTTTTGGAAAAAGTTAACCTATATCGATGATTTAGGTGAACTATTTAAAACTTTCCCAAGAGAACAATTGGCATTACCAAATGCTATCATGATGCATAGACCCGCTGGCAAGAAATCACAACCAATCTTTGGTGCACCATTGGAAGATGTTATCAATAGACCCGACAACCCTGGTGAAATACCTGTTCTCTTTGAGAAAGGTATTGCTTACCTATCAAGAAGAGGTTTACAAGTTGAAGGTTTATTCCGTCTCTCTGGTGCAAACTctcaaattaaatcattacgTCAAGGTTTCGATCAAGGTGAAGATGTTGATCTTGAAGATGTCGAAGATGTTCATACTGTAGCTGgtttattaaaactttatctCCGTGAattaccatcaccattattCCCTTTTGACCTTTATTCTtcatttattgaaatttcaa aggGTGAACAAACTAAACCACAAAAAGTTGAAagtttaaaacttttattatcattgttaCCACCAGCCAATAAGGCTTTATCTAAGcatttattcaaatttttagGTAAAGTCATTGAAAATTCCAGTGTAAACAAAATGAATTCTGTAAATTTATCAATCGTTTTCGCTCCAAAtctattaaaagataaagaaggAAATGTAATGGATGCTGTAGCTGATGCTCAATTTGTAAATCAAGTcgttcaattaattttggataatattaatatattatttaattattaa
- the cct3 gene encoding chaperonin containing TCP1 gamma subunit: MNQPVFVLNTNAKRENQKEAQQGIFLAVKSVASIIKTCLGPKAMLKMILDPMGTTVVTNDGNAILREIDVTHPAAKSMIELSRAQDENVGDGTTSVVILAAEVLASSELFIEKKIHPHYIIKAFRMALDDSLSIVDQYSVAIDLKNRPEVLKVVQSCIGTKFIGKWGSLMCNLALDAVMTVHIQEEDGRSEIDIKRYAKVEKIPGGDISDCRVIRGVMLNKDVTHPKMKRMIKNPRIVLLDCSLEYKKGESDTMVDITNEDDFSALLKIEEEYVQRICEDIIKLKPDLVFTEKGVSDLAQHFFVKKGITCLRRLKKSENNRIARISGATIVSRTDELQESDIGTGCGLFEIRKIGDEYFTFLEDCKEPKACTILLRGASKDILNEVERNLTDALNVARNIVLDPRLVPGGGAIEMALSQALSEKSKSIEGLHQLPYKALAQSLECIPKILAQNCGANTVKLLTELRAKHATNPTENYTYGVDGDNGTIVDMKQLGIWDTHSVKVQTLKTAIESACTMLRVDHIASAASKQ, translated from the exons atgaatcaaccagtttttgttttaaacaCCAACGCCAAACgtgaaaatcaaaaagaagCTCAACAAGGTATCTTTTTAGCAGTAAag TCAGTAGCAAGTATTATTAAGACATGTTTAGGACCAAAAGCAATGTTAAAGATGATTTTAGATCCAATGGGTACAACAGTTGTTACAAATGATGGTAATGCAATTCTTAGAGAGATTGATGTTACACATCCAGCAGCAAAGAGTATGATTGAACTTAGTAGAGCACAAGATGAAAATGTTGGTGATGGTACAACCAGTGTTGTAATTTTAGCAGCAGAGGTATTGGCATCATCAGAGTTATTTATAGAGAAAAAGATTCATCCACATTATATTATCAAGGCTTTTCGTATGGCATTGGATGATTCATTAAGTATCGTCGATCAATATAGTGTTGCAATCGACTTAAAGAATAGACCAGAGGTACTCAAGGTGGTTCAATCATGTATTGGCACTAAATTCATTGGTAAATGGGGATCACTCATGTGTAACTTGGCATTGGATGCAGTTATGACCGTTCACATCCAAGAGGAGGATGGTCGTTCAGAGATTGACATCAAACGTTATGCCAAGGTTGAAAAGATTCCAGGTGGTGATATCTCTGATTGTAGAGTGATCAGAGGTGTAATGTTAAACAAGGATGTCACTCATCCAAAGATGAAACGTATGATCAAGAACCCACGTATCGTATTGTTGGATTGTTCACTCGAATATAAAAAAGGTGAATCCGATACCATGGTCGATATCACCAACGAAGATGATTTCAGTGCATTGTTAAAGATCGAAGAGGAATACGTTCAACGTATTTGCGAAGAtatcattaaattaaaaccagATCTCGTTTTCACTGAAAAAGGTGTTTCTGATTTGGCTCAACATTTCTTTGTCAAAAAAGGTATCACCTGTCTTCGTCGTCTCAAGAAATCTGAAAACAATCGTATCGCTCGTATCTCTGGTGCCACCATCGTCTCCAGAACTGATGAACTTCAAGAATCTGATATTGGTACCGGTTGTGGTCTCTTTGAAATTCGTAAGATTGGTGATGAATACTTTACCTTCCTCGAGGACTGTAAAGAACCAAAAGCATGTACCATCCTCTTGAGAGGTGCAAgcaaagatattttaaatgaagtCGAAAGAAACCTCACTGATGCCCTCAATGTCGCCAGAAATATCGTTTTAGATCCACGTCTCGTCCCAGGTGGTGGTGCTATCGAAATGGCCCTCTCACAAGCTTTATcagaaaaatcaaaatctatTGAAGGTCTTCATCAATTACCATATAAAGCACTCGCTCAATCACTCGAATGTATTCCAAAGATTCTCGCTCAAAATTGTGGTGCAAACACTGTTAAACTCTTAACTGAACTCCGTGCTAAACATGCTACCAATCCAACTGAAAACTATACCTATGgtgttgatggtgataatggtACAATCGTTGATATGAAACAATTAGGTATTTGGGATACTCATTCCGTTAAAGTTCAAACCTTAAAAACTGCAATTGAATCTGCTTGTACTATGTTAAGAGTTGATCATATTGCTTCTGCCGCttcaaaacaataa
- a CDS encoding LISK family protein kinase, whose protein sequence is MNVGVKVREISTGSIGVIEKGNNQNGFFVNFGSRKNWKRNNEVEVIQNTIDNSNGKQSTTPKPIAQQQQQQQPPPQQSQQQPPQPLKPIPATRPVPTIPKVQSEDPGPRFGNFTLPTTNSSTKYSTLPSRQFFEVSSSPGDENGTFKRSAAPPPPSSLSSNQNGSNLNKVQSPSRPSIPSFEPPTQQPTQPLQKSPRNVPIVPKRTNPSPPSPPLQSPQPTPQQQPPPLKPIPQPQQQQQQQQQQQQQQQQQQQQQQQQQQQQQQPPPLKPIPQPQQSQPTQPIKSQIQIPITNTNGNTNGHSSLVEKSPRNNESTATTATTKDMWNIDYKELKFVGNEIGSGKYGSVSLGYWLGTPVAIKKLHENNEETEILVQRELQILKEIRHPQIVQFLGVSRNEKDEIHIITEFMDGGDLFDALIFGDIPLTWKEKLRISLDIAQSCRFLHARGILHRDLKSQNILLSTNRRAKLCDLGLARMFEERINKRYTCVGTEIWMAPEVCLDQSYSTAVDVFSFGIVLVEIITEKIPDERFPQHRFQFDAPAFLKKVPKECPPDFSKLCVDCTKYNPKERPSFIKVLDTIQNIYDSLPDDDEENYD, encoded by the coding sequence atgaatgttgGTGTAAAAGTTAGAGAGATTAGTACTGGTAGTATTGGTGTAATTGAAAAaggaaataatcaaaatgggttttttgtaaattttggGTCAAGAAAGAATTGGAAAAGAAATAACGAAGTTGAAGTTATTCAAAACACAATTGACAATAGTAATGGTAAACAATCAACAACACCTAAACCAAttgcacaacaacaacaacaacaacaaccaccacctcaacaatcacaacaacaaccacctcAACCTTTAAAACCAATACCAGCGACTAGACCAGTACCAACAATTCCAAAGGTACAATCTGAGGATCCAGGTCCAagatttggtaattttacATTACCAACTACCAATAGTTCAACAAAGTATTCAACTTTACCATCACGTCAATTCTTTGAagtatcatcatcaccaggTGATGAAAATGGTACATTTAAAAGATCAGctgcaccaccaccaccatcatcattgtCATCAAATCAAAATGGTTCAAATCTTAATAAAGTACAATCACCATCAAGACCTTCAATTCCAAGTTTTGAACCACCAACACAACAACCAACTCAACCACTTCAAAAATCACCAAGAAATGTTCCCATAGTACCAAAAAGAACAAacccatcaccaccatcaccaccattacaatcaccacaaccaacaccacaacaacaaccaccaccattaaaaCCAATTCCACAAccacagcaacaacaacaacaacaacaacaacaacaacaacaacaacaacaacaacaacaacaacaacaacaacaacaacaacaacaacaacaaccaccaccattaaaaccaattccacaaccacaacaatcacaaccaaCTCAACCAATAAAATCACAAATTCAAATCCCAATAACAAATACAAATGGAAATACAAATGGACATTCTTCATTAGTTGAAAAATCACCTAGAAATAATGaatcaacagcaacaacagccaCTACTAAAGATATGTGGAATATTGattataaagaattaaaatttgttggTAATGAAATTGGTAGTGGTAAATATGGTTCAGTTAGTTTAGGTTATTGGTTAGGTACACCAGTTGCAATTAAAAAGTTACATGAAAACAATGAAGAGACTGAAATTTTAGTACAAAGAGAATTACAAATTCTAAAAGAGATTAGACATCCACAAATCGTTCAATTCTTGGGAGTTTCCagaaatgaaaaagatgaaattCATATTATCACTGAATTTATGGATGGTGGTGACTTATTTGATGCTTTAATATTTGGTGATATACCATTAACATGGAAAGAGAAACTTAGAATTTCATTAGACATTGCTCAGTCATGTCGTTTCCTTCATGCAAGAGGTATTTTACATCGAGATTTAAAGAGTCAAAATATCCTCCTCTCAACCAACAGAAGAGCAAAACTTTGTGATCTCGGTCTAGCAAGAATGTTTGAAGAGAGAATCAATAAAAGATACACTTGTGTTGGCACTGAAATTTGGATGGCACCAGAGGTTTGCTTGGATCAATCCTATAGTACTGCCGTTGATGTTTTCTCATTTGGTATTGTTTTGGTGGAAATCATCACAGAGAAAATACCAGATGAAAGATTCCCACAACATAGATTCCAATTCGATGCTCCTGCTTTCCTTAAAAAAGTTCCAAAAGAATGTCCACCTGATTTCTCAAAACTTTGTGTTGACTGTACAAAATATAATCCAAAAGAAAGACCTTCTTTCATTAAAGTTTTAGAtacaattcaaaatatttatgATTCATTaccagatgatgatgaagaaaattatgattaa
- a CDS encoding OPI10 family protein — protein MFALVVPPYPVNVAVQTISPTKYCFQFENRVQAKEFTLFLTDIQKFTPGYNAAIYLAYQPFTDWKYLGFINSNKPSIICKIPSETLDNNNNNNNNNNNNNNINNGFINNINSIIPTEIIQIGISIETDLEIQSKPPIEQQQQQQQQQQQQQNTSSTSINNFIKTEEFKQVAFKLCDNLVNYILSFSTSNNTVPSSSINKWYENFQKKLKNDQLDFLK, from the exons ATGTTTGCGTTAGTAGTTCCTCCTTATCCAGTTAATGTTGCAGTTCAAACAATCTCTCCAACTAAATATTGttttcaatttgaaaatagaGTTCAAGCGAAAgaatttacattatttttaactgATAT ACAAAAATTTACACCAGGATATAATGCAGCGATATATTTAGCATATCAACCATTTACAGATTGGAAATATTTAggatttataaattcaaataaaccaTCAATAATATGTAAAATACCCTCAGAAACTTtagataataacaataacaataataataataataataataacaacaatataaataatggctttataaataatataaattcaataatacCCACTGAAATAATACAGATTggtatttcaattgaaacagATTTAGAGATTCAATCAAAACCACcaattgaacaacaacaacaacaacaacaacaacaacaacaacaacaaaatacatcatcaacttcaataaataattttattaaaactgaAGAATTTAAACAGGTTGCATTTAAATTATGTGATAACCTTGTAAACTATATATTATCTTTTAGCACATCAAATAATACAGTACCATCatcttcaataaataaatggtatgaaaactttcaaaagaaattaaaaaatgatcaattagatttcttaaaataa
- a CDS encoding DUF410 family protein, translating into MAERVLANLEAKFTEGNYYDILQSYKALYNRFSTQKKYKETVTLLESGCNKFLEYKQWNCAADLAKLLIECYKNFKIQYSDESKEPIIKIFKNFKGECAGKISFMRDAIEWSSKNGGDSKGSEEFHTLLAITLSEEGDYIDAQKHFIFGNDYFSFCEMLKNWTEDVDEEEKDLYITRAIFGLLCLKKLKQASDLYNLFTTKVIKGDPSPLLNFDRFLLLTLERDALPLFNLLRQKYERSLKRDPQFKKFLDQIANIFYNVPIQSGGGLSGMLSNLLSGFGGGMGMGGNSSGGGLASMEVDGPTIEDEMD; encoded by the exons ATGGCAGAAAGAGTATTAGCAAATTTAGAAGCAAAATTTACAGAAGGAAATTATTATGATATTCTTCAATCATACAAAGCATTATATAATAGATTTTCAACacaaaagaaatataaaGAAACTGTAACTTTATTAGAGTCTGGTTGTAATAAATTTCTTGAATATAAACAATGGAATTGTGCAGCTGATTTagctaaattattaattgaatgttataaaaattttaaaattcaatattCTGATGAATCAAAAG aacCAATTAtcaagatatttaaaaattttaaaggtgaaTGCGCTGgtaaaattagttttatgAGAGATGCAATTGA aTGGAGTTCAAAAAATGGTGGTGATAGTAAAGGATCAGAAGAATTTCATACATTATTAGCAATTACATTATCAGAAGAAGGTGATTATATTGATGCacaaaaacattttatttttggaaatgattatttttcattttgtgaAATGTTAAAGAATTGGACAGAAGATGTcgatgaagaagaaaaagatcTTTATATTACACGTGCAATCTTTGGGTTATTAtgtttaaagaaattaaaacaagcATCGGATTTATACAATTTATTCACAACTAAAGTTATAAAAGGTGAtccatcaccattattaaacTTTGATcgttttttattgttaacaCTCGAACGTGATGCATTACCattattcaatttattaaGACAAAAATATGAACGTTCATTAAAGAGGGATCCTCAATTCAAAAAGTTTTTAGACCAAATCGCAAACATATTCTATAATGTACCAATTCAAAGTGGTGGTGGTCTTAGTGGTAtgttatcaaatttattaagtgGTTTCGGTGGTGGTATGGGTATGGGTGgtaatagtagtggtggtggtctTGCAAGTATGGAGGTTGATGGTCCAACAATTGAAGATGAAATggattaa
- a CDS encoding La ribonucleoprotein produces MSEETSTQILKQVEYYFSDSNFPRDKFLRSEAAKNVDNYISIDVIASFNRMKTISTDLQLITEALKKSTRLQVSEDGKMVRRLDPLPENIDCGKTLYSKGWPEDTTIEKVQEFFNANGGYKVVSVRLRKKSDKSFKGSFLADFETEEIVNKIITEAPKLGEKELIYQTFKQFSDEKKDEKEKFFASTNGDKKRKAKKEADRENGDDDDNDGDNKDVKKEVEEEEVMIPGVILCFKGVGKGLHRGDIKEIFSQYGEVQFVGYNSDEENGSVRYKTAESCKRAIESLTETKKEIGGQIPTYNLLEGEEEKKEWEKIIERKKNAAKNGGFKKGGFKKGGFKKGGFKKGGNFKKVKKE; encoded by the exons atgtcaGAAGAAACATCAACTCAAATCTTAAAACAAgttgaatattattttagtGATTCAAATTTCCCAAGagataaatttttaagatcTGAAGCTGCTAAAAATGTTGACAATT atatttcaattgatgttATTGCATCATTCAATAGAATGAAAACAATTTCAACagatttacaattaattacAGAAGcattaaagaaatcaacaAGATTACAAGTTAGTGAAGATGGTAAAATGGTTAGAAGATTAGATCCATTACCAGAGAATATTGATTGTGGTAAAACATTATATAGCAAAGGTTGGCCAGAGGATACAACCATTGAAAAAGTTCAAGAGTTTTTCAATGCAAATGGTGGTTATAAGGTAGTTTCAGTTAGATTAAGAAAGAAGTCCGATAAATCATTCAAAGGATCATTTTTAGCCGATTTCGAAACTGAAGagattgtaaataaaattattactgAAGCACCAAAACTCGGTGAAAAggaattgatttatcaaacTTTTAAACAATTCTCAGATGAAAAGAAAGACGAAAAAGAGAAGTTCTTTGCATCAACAAATGGCGATAAAAAGAGAAAAGCTAAGAAAGAAGCAGACAGAgaaaatggtgatgatgatgacaacgatggtgataataaagatgtaaaaaaagaagtagaagaagaggaagtaATGATTCCAGGTGTTATCTTATGTTTCAAAGGTGTTGGTAAAGGTTTACACAGAGGTGATATCAAAGAGATCTTCTCACAATATGGTGAGGTTCAATTCGTTGGTTATAACAGTGACGAAGAGAATGGTTCAGTTCGTTATAAAACCGCTGAATCTTGCAAACGTGCCATAGAATCACTCACTGAaactaaaaaagaaatcgGTGGCCAAATCCCAACTTACAATCTCCTCGAAGGTGAAGAGGAGAAGAAAGAGTGGGAAAAAATCattgaaagaaaaaagaatgcCGCCAAAAATGGTGGTTTCAAAAAAGGTGGTTTCAAGAAAGGTGGTTTCAAGAAAGGTGGTTTCAAAAAAggtggtaattttaaaaaagttaaaaaggaataa